AATTGAAAATGAAAAAAAGCAAAAGGATAAAGTAGCTGAAAATGAATACAGAAAAGCACTTTTAAGCTTTTATTATAAAATGGCGGCAGAACATGCAAGACCGTCTAAAAGCTCATAATATAAATACCGCCCGAAGAAATTTTCTTCAGGCGGTATTTACTGTAAGTCAAGGCAAAGATGTTATTTCGATAAAAGCTTATCGAATATTCCTGCACATTCAATAGTATCTTTTGCAGGAACAACATTTGATTCAAGCTTGCCATTCTTAATACAGCTTACAGCTTCTTCTATTTCGTAAACAAAGCCGTTGCCTTCAGGAAATTCCTGTTTGAAATGCTCGACAAGAGCTCTGTTGCTGTCAAACAGGAAGCATTCATTATTCAAATGGGGAATAGGAATTTCAATATATCCTTTATCTCCGTTTATTATCAGATACTCTTTTCCGTTAGAGGTGAATAGGCATTGTAAGCAAGCATCAACAGTTTCAAATTCAAGAATAAAGCTTGTATTTACATCAACACCTGTATTGCTGTCGTGTCTTAAATTTCCTTTGGCATTAACAATGCGCTCACCTACAAGAAAAGC
This is a stretch of genomic DNA from Oscillospiraceae bacterium. It encodes these proteins:
- a CDS encoding gfo/Idh/MocA family oxidoreductase — translated: SWIKDGKIGKIQALSGVIAFKCDQYPESRLMNPSLAGGALYDIGVYAIELSAFLVGERIVNAKGNLRHDSNTGVDVNTSFILEFETVDACLQCLFTSNGKEYLIINGDKGYIEIPIPHLNNECFLFDSNRALVEHFKQEFPEGNGFVYEIEEAVSCIKNGKLESNVVPAKDTIECAGIFDKLLSK